In Bos taurus isolate L1 Dominette 01449 registration number 42190680 breed Hereford chromosome 17, ARS-UCD2.0, whole genome shotgun sequence, the genomic window CTGGGGACGGCACCCACACTTCTCAGGGAGGTCAAACTCTGGTGCTATTACCATGGCCAGCAAACGGAGAAATCCAAGAGCTGGTGTTTGTGGGGTCTCTCCGCCCTTTCTAAGCTATCCCGGGGGCTTTAATTTAAAGCCCCTGTGGGGTCCCAGGATGGATTGACTAAGGAAATAAGTGGGGTCTTTGACcagacgggggggggggggcaccgGGAGGGCAAGAGCAGCACGGAGGCTTGCCTGGCTCTGTGCCTGATTCGTGGGTGAATCAGCCTTGCCCTGTGGACCCCCAGCTATCCTCCCACCGGAGAAGGGGGCATCACTGCCAGCCCTTCCTGGCTCCTTTTGGCATCTGTGGGCTTTCCCCCAGCCACAGCAGTGCTTATGAGAGAAGCGCCGGTGGGCTTACTGAATCCAGTACCCCCACTTAACCTGCTGTGCAGCCCAGGACCCTTTCTGAGCGCGCCCTTGACCCTGTGTAAAAGGACCGGAGCCGATGTTCCCCAGGGACCCGCTACAGAGACAGTTAGTGCTTCTAAGAGGGTGAAGGAGGCAAAACCCACCCTTGCCTTGGCAGCGCCTTCCTTGTGGGCACAGGAGCAGGTGAAGTTTAGCTAGTGCAAACTGGAGTTTTATTTGTGCTGCCCAGGACTTTCAAAACGGAGACATCTCACATTAAGGCAATGACAGATTTCGGCTTCTCTCGAAAAGCGTAGAAGGGGGCCCACAGCCCCTCCTGACCACAGCAACTTCGTTTCCCTAGAGTCCTCCCTCCAGTCATTTTGGACATTTCGCTTTACCAAGTTCTGCCCTGTTTCTGGCCAGACACCCAGCTTGCCGTCCCCTGGATTAATGGGGTTCCTGGAGGTGTTGCCCTCTGTGGCCACCAGGGGGCAGGGCAAGCCCGCGGTGCTGCTGGcttcaggctggttcctggcagAGCTGATGGAGCAGGGGTGGTACCTGCCTCCAAGGCCCTCCGGGGCAGGACACAGGCTGGGGTTGGGAGCCCGGCTCCGATGCGATGCTGAGGAGGCTGTGTTTCTAGGTGATCGTGTATGAAATGGAGAACTTCCAGGGCAAGCGGTGCGAGCTCACAGCCGAGTGCCCCAACCTGACGGAAAGCCTGCTGGAGAAAGTGGGTTCCATCCAGGTGGAGTCGGGCCCGTGAGTACCGGACCCTCAGCCCTCCTCCCAACCCTGAGCCCCCTGGGAGTCGGGAGGGCCAGGAAAAAGCTCTCAATCTGCTGTGGGGCCTTAGGCAACTCCTTCCCCATATCTGGCCTCAGTCTTCCCACCTGTAAATAGGAGCATTGAACAGTGATTGTCTTGGACTCCTTCCAGCTCTCCATCTCTGGGGTCAGTAGCAGAGCACTGTGCAGAGAGAACAGAAGAGCCCACGCACCTGGCTCAGTGCCCAGCTAGTGGGGTCTAATACTTACGGCtttaataatgatgataacaTCTAAATTCTAACGTGCTTGATATTCTggaatggctcagtggtaaagactctgcctgccaatgcaggagactcaggttcgatccctgggttgggaagatcccctggagaaggaaatggcaactattattcttcctgggaaatcccatggacagaggagcctggcaggctacagtctatagggtcgcaaagagtcaggcacaacttagtaactaaacaatagcaacaatatcCCTAAATTCTTACGATTGCCCActtgacagataaggaaactgaggccaaagtGGTTGACTGTTCTGTCCACATCCACCCAGTAAGCAGGAGTTCCCAGCTGGACCCCGAAGTATTCAGATAGAAAGTCCAGGCTGTGGTACTAACCACTTGGGTGAGGTGCTTCaccctctgggcctctgttttctcatctgtcaaatggggataataggCGTATGCACTTCAGAGTTTTTGTGAAAATGGACGGAGAGATatactaaacaacaatataattGTAATAATAAGAATAACAATCTAATAGAGGAAttagaggaggagggggaggaataagcgaaggagaaaaaggaggagTTGTCGACGGACTCCTTACTGTGTGCCAGCCCTTGTGCTGAAAACGTTTCTGAGCAGCCTATACAGAGGTTGCACCTAAAACCGATTTCAATACTCTTTCCCAGGCTGGTTTTCTGGCTCAGAGTCTCAGCTCCTGGTAAGTTCTAGTACCTCCCTCAATACCAGGACTAGGGTCGGAGGAAAGGGGCAGTGTCAAAGGTCAGCAGCTATTGGGCACCACCCTCCTCCCTAGATGTgggtcctccccacccccagggcagcAGAGATGAGTGACCCAGCCCTCCTTCCTCCTGCAGGTGGCTGGCGTTTGAACGCAGGGCCTTCCGCGGGGAGCAGTACGTGCTGGAGAAGGGGGACTACCCTCGCTGGGACGCCTGGTCCAACAGTCACCACAGCGACAGCCTCCTGTCCCTCCGGCCCCTGCACATTGTGAGTTCAGCCCCTGGGAGCCGGACACGCCAGGCGCTCCTGGCAGGCCCCTTTCACGAGCTCAGCCAAGAGCTCGGCTGGCAGGACCTGGCCCGGGGAGAGCCCTCGTTATTTCTGATCTGAGTGGTTTTGGGGGGACAAGACGTGGGCTACCGAATGGGCGCTGGGCTGCGGGTCAGGAGGCCGGATTCATGTCTTGCATTAGCCAGCAGGTCACTGGCATGTTCCTCTGTAGCCTCATTAAAATCGGGAGCCACGTGGTCCAGTGGAACCCATACAACCCGGTAAATAGCTTCAGAAAGTAACTGCAAATCAGCTCAAGTCCTTCCCCTGTGTTTCTCCAACACCTGAAAGAGACCCGGTGCCTGGTGGGTCTTCCCCCCACCTGCTGACTCAGGCCAGCGGCTAGTCCCACCCTTCCTCCTTCTCACAATGACTGATGCTCCTTGGAGGGGGGATGGGAGGAGAAAGGCCAGGTAGACCGACTCAGAATCTGCTTTCATAAAGCGGGAATGTTTCTACATGAGTGATTCTGGTCTCCTGCCACCTTCTTTGTGCTTCAGTGTCCCTATCTGCTAAATGACAAGGTTTAACCAGACCTGAAAGCCCCCACTCTCAGTTTCACGGCTCTCTGGCTCTGGAAGTCCTAAGGAGACCAGCTCTGGGGGTGGGCGTTACTCTGTGGTGCCTTGAGCCTTTGCTGGAGCCTCCTGGGCCCTCTGTCCTGGACATGGGAGTAGCCGGTTCATCCCGTGGTCTTGCTCCCAGGATGGCCCGGATCACAAACTGCATCTCTTTGAGAACCCAGCTTTCGGCGGCCGCAAGATGGAGATAGTGGACGATGACGTGCCCAGCCTCTGGGCTCACGGCTTCCAGGACCGTGTGGCGAGTGTCCGGGCCATCAACGGGACGTAAGGGACCTGGCCCCACCCTTGCCCTGCCCTGTCCTCCAGTTCCCATGCCCCAGGCTCCAAACGGAATCTCTGTTCACAGTTTCCTACCTAACTGGCGTTTCCCGCTCCCCCCAGGTCTGGAGGCCCTTCATTCGAGTCAGGGCCCCTACACCAGCCTTGCTCAAAGCCCCCATGATTTGAATGTCCACCTGCTTGCATTCCTGTACCATTGGATTTCCAGGAAGCCTCGACTTAGAgacagtttgtttttttaacccagTGAAATCTGCACCCCCTAACTTGTCTGCATCAGTCTTCACTCCTTTTCTGAACTCCCCTAGACCTTGGAGTTcagatttgtttttcccttttcacaGTCTTTGTCCTTCTCACCAGGAGACCCAGCACGTATGTAGGGGTGGCCCGAGTGGTACACAGGAGAACAggctcttctcctccctccttcgaGGCTTAATATCTCTGTTAATGCAATCTTGGGGTCGCTCTCCCTTTGTCTAGGCAACTACACCTCACTTATGGGCTTGTAACCTGGGGTTGGGCCTTGAGAGGTGCCACCTCTACCTGATAATACTGTATTCAACAACTTTTCACTGAGCATTTGCTGTGTGTAGGGTACGGGGGCAATAAGAACTACATAACTCCCATAATTCAGCCCTTGGTAATTTCACAGTTTAATAGGGAAACAGACAAGGAAACAGCTATTCACAATTTGTAGTGATCAGAACTGTGATGGGGGACATGCAGGGGCTCTGGGGGTCCTGATGAGGTACCTGGTTTAGCCTGGAGCAATCAGGAAGGGCTTTCTTGAGGAGGAGATGTCCAAATTGATATGTAAATGTTGCTATGAAAGAGGTGATGAAATGAGGATAAGGCAAGGGaacagcattccaggcagaaggaacagcaggtGTAAAGGCTTAGAGATATGCGGGTTCAGGGAGAGGCTGAGACAGGCTGGAGTGTGGGGTATGAAGGAGGAATGAGAGGTAAGGCTAGAGTCTCGTTTGTGAGCAGGGCTAGGAGTTTGAATTCATCCCCAGGGCACTGGGAAGCCAAGGAAGGATTCGGGCAGGTGGAGAGCAGGCTCAGGGGCTGGTTTTCAAAGACTGGGTCTGGCTGGGAGGCGAGAGCCCGGAGGCTTCTCACGCCGACCTCGCCTCCCTGCAGGTGGGTTGGCTACGAGTTCCCGGGCTACCGCGGGCGCCAGTACGTGTTCGAGCGGGGCGAGTACCGCCACTGGAACGAGTGGGACGCGAACCAGCCGCAGCTGCAGTCCGTGCGCCGCATCCGCGACCAGAAGTGGCACAAGCGAGGCGTGTTCCTCAGCAGCTGAAGGGCGCCCAGGCCCCAGTGGCCCAGGCCCGCCCCGGGGGGCAGCAAAGGCAAGAAGAGGAGGCTCCAGGGCCGGGGTGAGGGCCTGCCGGGCCACCCTTCCCCCGAATCTGCTCAATAAAGCCTGGGGCCGGCCCCCCACCTGCCATGCTCCTCCGCGTCACTGCATGAGGGGGCGGGCTCCGGGATGGAGCCGGGAGGGGCAGGGCGAGGGAGGCTGCGGCTAAAGGTTCTGAGCGCCCCAAGCAAGGGACGGCTGGGAGCTGTGCTCCCACTCCAAGCCCCCGGTTCTCATCAGGCGAGCCCTGATCGTGTGTCTGTCCGCCTGTGTCTCCATCTGGcagtctgtccatccatccatccgtctagTCTTCCTTCCgtatttctatgttttcttctgtccGTTGGTTTATCCATCCTTCCTTCTACCCACTCATCTTTCTTTTCGTTCCTGCagttcttccttccctccatccttccatccgctattcattcatccattcatccatccacccctccttccatccatctatccatacATCCACCCTTGCGGCCACCCTCTCACCCATTAATCCATCCATCCTTCTCCTTGCCCATCCACCTGTCCATCATCCCCCCTccatctctctgtctgtctctgttttctttAACGTATTTGACAAATGCCAGGCCCTGTTCAAGGCCTGAGGTCACAGCAGACAACTGAACAAAAGCCCCGCCCTCACGGAGCTCACCTTCTATGAGAGCCCGAACATAAGTGAACAAGTTTGACCATAACATCAGGAGGTGGCCAAGGTTAAGGACAAGAAAGCTGGATTCAAGGATGCAGGGTGATGGGGTGGTGGTCAGAGAACTCCACTCTGAGGCGGTGACATTTGAGCTCAGACCTAAGTGAGCTAGGGGAACATTCCAGGTGGAAGGAGAACAGGCTTTGCAGCTGAGTGTTGGAGACACAGCAGTGGGAGGCCAGTGGGTCTGGAATGTGTTACCTGAGAAATTGGGAGGGGTCAGAGAGGGAGTTAAGGTCACCTATAGGGCTCTACCGACCCTGGCAAACTCTGACTCTTCTCCAGGAGGTGGGAGCCATGGAGAGTTTGAACAAGGCGAGTTTGAGTGGTCTGCCTTTAACAGGACCACTCTGGCTGGGGCCCAGAACACAGACAGGGGGACAGGGGGACGGGTTGGGAGGCTCCTGCAGAGATCAGGGTGAGCTGAGATGACATGGTGCCCTGACCCTCTCTCTTCCATGCTCAGTGGCCACCCCCTGCCCTTCTGCAGCCTTGGTTTGATGGctgagcccccaccccacccctgactCCTGACCATCaccgctctgagcctcagtggctTCATCCGGCCCAAGGGGGTTGCCAGGCAGAGCCGGGTACCCGAATGAGTCTCCTCTGACCTCCCTCCGTGGGAAGAGGAGGGACTGTCTGGCTGGACAGGTGCCAGCTGGCTTCCCGGGGACcagtccccacccctcccacctccagaagTCCCCCCGACTTTGCTCCCCTGTGGCACCCAGAGCCCCTCCGCCATCCCCAGCCTCCCCATGGCAGAGGCAGCTGGTGCAGGGGAGGCCCGTGGGGCCCAGGAAGACATGAAAAACGGCAATGTGTTCAGTTCTTCCAGCCTGCCTGTTGACAGAAATGCACGGCAGAAAAGTAacctagaattatttttttaaaagataaataaaataaattttattgatttatttttggctgtgctgggtcttcgctgccacgtgggcttctctctagctgtcgACAGTGGGGGTTGCTCTCGTGTTGCAGCGCGTGGGCTTCTCGTCATGTGGCTCCTcgcgttgcagagcacaggctctagggcgctcgGGCGTCAGCAGCagtggcgtgtgggctcagtcgtttgggcacacgggcttagttgctccgcggcatgggccatcttcctgaactagggattgaacccaggtcttctgcattggcaggctgattctttaccaccgagcgaccagggaagccccctcaaaTGGACTTTTTACTTTGGTTCAAGCCTCTTAAAGGCCCAGGAAGTACAGAGAGGGACAGCCGACtgctgaggtcacacagcccagCGAGCTGCAGTGCTGGGATTTGACCCCAGGCTGCATAACCCCCAAAGGCTGCTCTTAATTCCAACCTACACTCAAATTCCAGTCAGTGCAGGGGCAGGGCCTGAACTGGGACAGCAAAACAAGAGCATCCCTCAGTGAGGAAAGGTCAGGGTTCAGAACCAGGAAATCATTTGCTTAATTGAGAGACCTCGTAGACTAGCGGTTAGCGGCATGGTGACCCACATGGGCCTTGGATCCACATCACTTAGTTCCTTCTGAGGCTCCATCATCTACTGTGTGCctgtgggcaagtcacttaacctgtcCGTCAACTCCGTCACCTCGTCTGTAACATGCACTTAATAACACTATCTGTCTAGGTTGCTTTGAGTACCTGCATAAGTTTAATCTGCAGAGAGGGATGAGAATAGTAGATAAACTGTGGGCTCCAAAAGGATTCCCCCTCCTCCTTCGCATCTTTAAAAATGATGAGCCTAGAGACGGGCTCTGTGGTTGTACGATCCAGAGAGGCGTCTCGGTGACTCAGTGACGGGTTCATCCTAAGGATGGCAGCGCAAGCAAGAGAATAAGGCAACAAGGCTCCGCGGCCAAGCTCGGGGAATCCAAGCTGTGGCAAGACTTCATGGGGAGAACGGGACCTGGGAGTGAGCAGGACTTATGGAGACAGGACTGGACGGTAGCCCAGGGATTCCCGGGAGCTGGGCAGCAGGCTGTGCAGGCATCCTTCTTCTGCAGGTCCACCAGGAGCGAGCCTCAACGAAGGCACTCCCCAAGCCAGGTTCTCTAGGGTCCTCCTGCCACTTCCTGCTGCCAGTTTTTTCCCTGGATGTCATTTATCTGCCCCTGGATGGTGTGTGGATCTCCATACCCGCTAGAACTTGCAGTGGTGGTGTGTGAGCGCCACTTCCAGCTGCCAGCCTATGCATGCCTGTGTGCCCAGGGGCAGCTGGAATTCTGGGGAATTAACACCTACTCGGAGCAGCCCTCATCCAACAGCTAACAGGAACTGGTGTGTAAATACCCCAGTGGGAACCTGACCAAGCATTCCTCCCCATTTTGGAAAAATCACGGGGCCCGCGGTGATGTTGCCTGCAGAGTTTGCATCACCAATAAATCACCACTGGGCCAATGCACATGTCTGGctgtattattttcaaaaagattcTTCCTGGGCATATGAAATTGTCACACACACAATCAGTTTTCTATTACAGTCCTATCCAAACTTGTCCATTGTAAGCAGCACAAATACCTAACTCTTTGTTTATATCATTCTTGTATAGCTGTGTCCAAATCTATTTCTATTGAAGTACATGTTAttacatttccttttatttagtcCTTTATACTTAGGGCATCTTATTATTAATTCATTCTGAAAGTTATGTACATATGTGAGttatagtttcaattttatttaaagagATGAATGGACTGTCACAAAATAATTGTCATGAGAAGGGAGTGTTGGTGCTGAACGAGGGGACGAGTTCTCTTGACGTAGGTGGCCTCTGAGGCTCCTTCTGGCTTTGGTTCCTTTTATATCTAAGGATCAAACTGTGTTTGGGGACACCAGTTCCTCTCCCCTTTGTAGCAACAAAAAGGTGAtttaactaaaaatagagttgtcatatgatccagcaatcccactcctgggcataaatccagacaaaactgtaattcagaaagatgcatgcaccccagtgcCCACAGCAGCACTATGAACAGTCAAGGCACGGaaccaacctaaatgtccatcgacagatgaatggatagaggaGGTGCATATGTCCAATGGaatgctcagatcagatcagtcgctcagtcacgtccgactctttgcaaccccatgaatcacagcacgccaggcctccctgtccatcaccaactcccggagttcactgagactcacgtccatcgagtcagtgatgccatccagccatctcatcctctgtcgtccccttctcctcttgcccccaatccctcgcagcatcagagtcttttccaatgagtctactctttgcatgaggtggccaaagtactggagtttcagctttagcatcattccttccaaagaaatcccagggccgatctccttcagaatggactggttggatctccttgcagtccaagggactctcaagagtcttctccaacaccacagttcaaaagcatccattcttcagcgctcagccttcttcacagtccaactctcacatccatacatgaccacaggaaaaaccatagccttgactagacgaacctttgttggcaaagtaatgtctctgctcttgaatatggtatctaggttggtcacaactttccttccaaggagtaagcgtcttttaatttcatggctgcagtcaacatctgcagtgattttggagcccagaaaaataaagtctgacactgtttccactgtttccccatctatttgccatgaagtggtggaaccggatgccatgatcttcgttttctgaatgttgagctttaagccaactttttcactctcctctttcactttcatcaagaggctctttagttcctcttcactttctgccataagggtggtgtcatctgcatatctgaggtcattgatatttctcccggcaatcttgattccagcttgtgtttcttccagtccacttagccataaaaagaatgagatagtGCTATTTGCAGCAGCATGAGTGCAACTGGAACCAACTGGAGTTCTTCAAAAAGAAGacagacaaatactatatggtatCACATACATGTGGACTCTATGAATGACACAAGTGAATCTGTCTACGAAACATTCTTGTGGACACAGAAAACAGCCTTGTAGTTGCCGAGGGGGCAGGGGTTGAGGGAGGgctggagtgggaggttggggttagcagatgtatgCTTTTatctgatggagaaggcgatggcaccccactccagtactcttgcctggaaaatcccatggatggaggagcctggtgggctgcagtccatggggtcgctgagggtcggacgcgactgagcgacttcactttcacttttcactttcatgctttggagaaggaaatggcaaccactccagtgttcttgcctggagaatcccagggatgggggagcctggtgggctgccatctacggggtcgcacagagtcggacatgactgaagtgacttagcagcagcagcttttatctgtagaacagataaacaacaaggccctgctGTTAGCACAGAGCTGTAATCCATGGCCTGTGttgaccataatg contains:
- the CRYBB3 gene encoding beta-crystallin B3 isoform X1; amino-acid sequence: MAEQHSTPEQAAAGKSHGGLGGSYKVIVYEMENFQGKRCELTAECPNLTESLLEKVGSIQVESGPWLAFERRAFRGEQYVLEKGDYPRWDAWSNSHHSDSLLSLRPLHIDGPDHKLHLFENPAFGGRKMEIVDDDVPSLWAHGFQDRVASVRAINGTWVGYEFPGYRGRQYVFERGEYRHWNEWDANQPQLQSVRRIRDQKWHKRGVFLSS